The Scomber japonicus isolate fScoJap1 chromosome 13, fScoJap1.pri, whole genome shotgun sequence genome includes a window with the following:
- the aifm1 gene encoding apoptosis-inducing factor 1, mitochondrial — protein sequence MLKCRTVWKKLAPLARASSTVCRQNLRRAGLNNGRIPACVPAAHMSTGPAGGGRQNQLYALLVGAAGLGGTIYAYQTVKGDKKRYQERLDEIASRPYKQATEEAAVPTQTDAPAVSEPEAAPSPKKSSPAEKTELPPGVASATALTKIPSHAPYLLIGGGTASFAAARSIRARDPGAKVLIVTDEADLPYMRPPLSKELWFSDDSSVAETLRFKQWNGKERSIYFQPPSFYINPEELESAENGGVAVLNGKKVVHMDVRGNKVKLDDNTEISYDKCLIATGGVPRNLQVIERGGDEVMKRTTLFRKINDFKSLDKVSRNVESITIIGGGFLGSELACALGRRCNESDLEVIQMFPEKGNMGKVLPEYLSNWTTEKVKKEGVKVISEALVKSVTYKNDKLEIKLKDGRMVKTDHIVAAVGLEPNVDLAKSAGLEVDSDFGGYRVNAELQARSNIWVAGDASCFYDIRLGRRRVEHHDHAVVSGRLAGENMTGANKPYWHQSMFWSDLGPDVGYEAIGIVDSSLPTVGVFAKATAKDTPKAATEKSGTGIRSESETEDVATSPAASSTPAPLAQPHKDDYGKGVIFYLRDKVVVGIVLWNVFNRMPVARKIIKDGEEHVDLNEVAKLFNIHED from the exons ATGCTGAAATGTAGGACTGTATGGAAAAAGCTTGCTCCTCTTGCTAGAGCCTCGTCCACTGTGTGCCGGCAGAATTTGAGAAGAGCAG GGTTGAACAACGGCAGAATACCAGCATGTGTTCCTGCGGCTCACATGTCCACTGGGCCTGCAGGGGGAGGAAGGCAAAACCAACTGTACGCCCTCTTGGTCGGGGCAGCCGGCCTTGGTGGAACGATATAT gCATACCAAACTGTCAAAGGAGACAAAAAGCGATATCAGGAGCGTCTTGATGAAATAGCATCAAGACCATACAAACAAGCCACAGAAGAGGCAGCTGTACCCACCCAGACAGATGCTCCCG CTGTCTCTGAGCCAGAAGCAGCACCTTCACCAAAGAAGTCGAGCCCTGCGGAAAAGACTGAACTTCCCCCAG GAGTGGCCTCTGCAACTGCCCTAACCAAGATCCCCTCACATGCCCCATATCTCCTTATTGGTGGAGGTACTGCCTCTTTTGCTGCGGCCCGGTCCATTCGAGCCAGAGACCCCGGTGCCAAG GTATTGATTGTAACTGATGAGGCAGACCTTCCATACATGAGACCACCTCTTTCTAAGGAACTGTGGTTCTCTGATGACTCCAGTGTGGCGGAAACACTGCGTTTCAAACAGTggaatggaaaggaaagaag TATCTACTTCCAGCCCCCATCATTCTACATTAATCCTGAAGAATTGGAAAGTGCAGAGAATGGGGGAGTGGCTGTTCTTAATGGCAAAAAG GTGGTTCACATGGATGTGAGAGGAAACAAAGTCAAACTGGATGATAATACTGAGATTTCATATGACAAGTGCTTGATTGCTACCG GCGGTGTGCCAAGAAATCTGCAGGTCAttgaaagaggaggagatgaggtgatgaagaggacAACTTTGTTCCGCAAG ATCAATGACTTCAAATCACTGGATAAAGTCTCCAGAAACGTTGAGTCCATCACAATCATTGGAGGAGGCTTCTTGGGCAGCGAGCTGGCCTGTGCCCTCGGCAGGAGAT gTAATGAGTCTGACCTGGAGGTGATACAGATGTTCCCAGAGAAGGGCAACATGGGAAAAGTGCTGCCTGAGTATCTGAGCAACTGGACAACAGAAAAAGTCAAGAAAG aGGGCGTGAAAGTTATCTCAGAAGCTTTAGTAAAATCCGTGACCTACAAGAATGATAAGTTAGAAATCAAACTGAAGGATGGCCGAATG GTGAAAACTGATCACATTGTTGCAGCTGTTGGCCTGGAGCCTAATGTTGACCTTGCCAAGTCAGCAGGTCTGGAGGTGGACTCTGACTTTGGTGGCTATCGGGTCAATGCAGAGCTGCAAGCCAGGTCCAATATTTGGGTG GCAGGAGATGCTTCTTGTTTCTACGACATCAGGCTGGGCCGCAGGCGGGTGGAGCACCACGATCACGCTGTTGTGAGTGGTAGACTAGCAGGAGAGAACATGACGGGAGCCAACAAACCTTACTGGCATCAGTCTATGTTCTG GAGCGACCTGGGTCCTGACGTAGGCTACGAGGCGATTGGGATCGTTGACAGCAGCCTACCAACAGTAGGAGTGTTTGCCAAAGCCACTGCCAAGGATACACCTAAAGCTGCTACTGAGAAGTCTG GTACTGGGATCCGCTCAGAAAGTGAAACAGAGGATGTAGCCACAAGCCCAGCGGCCTCTTCAACACCCGCCCCCCTTGCGCAGCCACACAAAGACGACTATGGCAAAGGAGTCATCTTCTACCTAAGAGACAAAGTGGTGGTGGGCATTGTCCTGTGGAATGTCTTCAATAGAATGCCAGTCGCAAGAAAG ATCATCAAGGATGGAGAGGAACACGTGGATCTGAATGAAGTGGCCAAACTGTTCAACATCCACGAGGACTAA